TGCCCAAAACTGTTGACTTGAAAGAATGGTACCAATCCTGAAGATTTATAAGGTCACCATGCTCCTGGGCTAGGTTGTACCTGCAAACAGAGTCACCTGTTATATATCAGATGAAGCAGCTTATTGCACAATACAGACCCGTTTGCCAGACTCATTCTTAGAAGTGGTTTTCAAGTCCTGACACAAAGGTAAAATTGAGGATTTTCtttttaagaataatataaaattagaCTTTACTCCTTATCATCACAGAAGCTAAGGTAGCTTCAGCATAGGGACCTACAGCTTATTGTCAACATGGAAGAAATAATCTGATAGGACATGATAGAAAAGATATAACCAAAGGGGCACAACATCTTACATAACCGATGTATCATGCATAGTGGGTGATAACACATTCCCATTACTGCTGCAGCAACTGCACTTAATATAGGTTGTGGACTTCATAAGATCAACTTGAATGTTTCTCCTTGGATTGCCAATTAAAGCCTGAGGACAAAAACAAAATGTTATCATAAGACAAGTATCTCTTTATATTACTATATTAGAAGACAAAATTCAAACCATTTGTGCAACCCTTGAAACTCCCACAGCAGTTAAGAAGTAATTGTAGCACAATATCGAGGGTCCTAAAGCTAGAAAACTGTTTATTTTCACTTAGAGAAATGATGAATCTCAATGCTCAGTTGCTAGAGTATAATCTCATAAGCAATTTCAGGAATGTGTACAGTTAGTGCACAACCTTCTAGCTGACCAAAAATTAAATCACATTATTTAAGACCATCCAGTCCAATTTCTCATTATGCCTAGAACTTATATTTATCACAAAAATAGGTATCTTCACTCATCAATATTGCTGCTAAAATTTGCCTCCACTGCTGTACTGCCACTCAATACTAAAGATGAGGCTGGATCAAGAGTTCATAATGAGACAACAAGGTGATATTCCACCAAGACACAATATGACATGAACCCTTCATGTTGTTTTGTAGAATAAAACCCTAATCTTCCAAGTCATGAAGGAGCAAATTTACCACTGTATCAAAGATCGATTCACATGAACACACCCTAATCTtagatcatttttatttttatttttgtgaacTTGTTTCTTCCGATAGATGATTAGCCATGTCAATGTTTGGCATGTGCAACTCCTTAAAACCTTGAGTGAAAGTCCAAAACTAAATTGAATAGCAGAAAGCGAGGATACAATATTACATGAAACAATGACTTAAATacatggtttgcaataccgtatCATACCACTCGATACGAGCAGTACGTACCGATCTGATAGAGAACCGGTACTGGTGATACATTGGTACACTTTAGTATACCATGTGTCAGTATAGCTCGGTACAGCTTGATACATACCATACTAACAGCTGATCGGTGCATCAATACGATACCGTATTTAGAACCTTGctcaaatatatatttgaaaattcagtcatATTATGATTAGTAGAGACATTCTCTAAACAAACTATTCACTTAACAATAAGCAAGTCAGTCATTAATCAAAGTCATGATCAAAGATTTTAATTGAAAGTTAGTAGAAAAAAGTTGGCGTGCAATAAAGTGCAGAACAAAGAACTTACTGATTGCAGAATATCAACATTTCTGAagcaaataatttcatgaaaacaTAAACATTCGATTGGCATCAAAAACTTCCTGCAATGGAAAACACAAATGTTGATACTATATAAACTACTTGGATAAAGGCTAATTGATATACTAAAAAATTAAGACATGCCAAAAGAATCTTTATTAAGAAAGAAATCATACACTTCAGGTTACTGAAGTTCCATCACTATATTAGAGATGAATAAATCGCATGCACCTAACCAGtcctaattttctttttgtttaacCAGTTAAGGCCTTTGTTATTGATGAGTTTCATGGCTTTGGTACAGCTTGAGTCCACCAATGTAGGAAAGCCCAGGATACCCAGCCACAGcaagcaaaaaaatatttttataaaggatacatatatacacacacacacacccctccAAATTTAGTGAATTACATACTTGCTCTAAATTTAAGTTTTAGCATATATATCCTTGCAAGACTGACAAACTTACAGATGCCATAGTTTAAATATCCATTGATTAAACCATATAATGGCATATAAAATCCAAGCCATCATGGGCAGATTCTCCGCAAGTTCCAACGTCTCCTGTGATGTGATCAGTGTCAACTCAAATCCCCAACTCTCTTATAATATTTGATGTAAGCCTTTGAATATCTATTTGGCCTCTGATATGCAATGAAAACAGGAGGACAAAAGGAAAGGAAAACCTACTACGATGAAGGGGAAGAACAAGCAAGAGGACTATGCTCTGTATACAAGATATTACCAATTTCCAATTGATCTTTTCAATATAAAATCACCTGCCCGGAAACATTACAAGAAGCTCGCAAATGCTACAGTCATGTAGACAAAGGCAGTTGCGAACAACCATACCTGACCATGTTATCCAATAAAGCAGCTGCTTTACCATTAACCGAGAGTGATGTCCTTCCCGCACACAAAGACATTGACATCCTATAAGACATACATATAATGTCAGCTTCAGTAAAAGGCATTTCTTAAGGTTCTGCAATCACTCTGATGTTATTCATCTGCTTGGAGGGTGAGCATTTGAAGGTCAAGAAGTCAATTAAGCTTAAGTAAAAACTTACCTATGACAATCAATCTGTCTTTCTTTCAAGTTGTTCCCACCGTTTGAAGATTTTACTACTGATTGTAGCTCTCTGACTTCTCCATGAACCTGGAGCAACAGTAGTAAAAATTGAACATTATTAACAATACCCAGGATTTGAAAAGCTAAGACTGTCAATAACAGTGTTCTAGGATAATAAATGTGGCAAGATAACTGGAAATTCCAAATATTTTTTCAGCAACAGACCAAGCAAAGAATCTTGTATAACTAGACACAATAAGAAGCAAATATATTCTTTAAACCAACTAGACACAGTAAGAAGCAAATATattctttaaagtttaaacatcttcaAGCATTAGGTTCTATGTTCAAAAGTCAATTTGCCCACATCCCACAATACTTTGCACCTTCTTGCATGTTGgttgatttatttatattctgCCAAAAACATTATAGCCAAGAGTACACAAAACAGGTTGTCGAAGCCACAAACATAAAGTTCACCTCccctaaaatatattatatgtaaACCCTTATTTCTCATACTAGTTAAATCAATTGTCCAGGGtgcatgtcctttttttttctcaccTGATGACAGTCCATTAGAATGTCAATGAAATTAATTGAATGAATTTCTTCATAGTAAATAAGGCTTGTAGTCTGGAGACCATGATCACCTTAAAGTGAGCATATCAAGCCTATGAACAATGTGTTTCAGAGATTCAGGAATGAAGCTTATCATGCAACAAAATAATTTCTTCAACTAGTCCTTTGAGAAGTATTCCAAAGCAAATGAGTGTATATTCTGACATTTACAAAAGAAAGTGAATTATAAAAACTGAGCCTCCCAATAATTAAGAATATGCTCCTAATTCATGGTTCTCCAACATATTTTTCTTTGATAATACAACAACAAGCCACaaaatcccaactatttgggatcaccTACATGGATCTTTTTCCACTATTTTGCTCTACACAAATAACATCCTTAGCTAAATCATGAGCATCTAAATCTTTTAGTTGTGCTCTTTAATAATGCTTATATTTAAATTTCAAAATATGCTACTAAGTAAGATTGATATATCGAGTGTCCTGCAGGATAATTGTTTTTGTTCCTTGGCTATTGAGCTTTATACAAGATAATTATACTTGATTGATAAATCGAGTACAATTCCTTTTTCCACTATTGAGCTCTATACAAGTTGTATCCTTAGCTAAATCAAGAGAATCTAAATCTTTGAGTTGTGCTATTTAAAAATGCTTACATTTAAATTTCAAAACCTGAAAATAAGATTGATAAATCAAGTATCCTGTGAAAAAACTGTATTTATTTCTTGGCTATTGAGCTCTGTACAAGTAATAGAGTATAATTCCTTTTTCCAATATTGAGCTCTACACAAGTAATATCCTTTGCTAAATCAAGAACATCTAAATCTTTGAGTTGTGCTATTTAATAATGCTTACACTTAGATTTCATAATCTGCCAGTATGTAAGATTGATAAATCGAGTATCCTGCAAAATAGTTGTATTTATTCCTTGGTGTCGCAGATAATTGGATTGCATTTTCAGTCTTTAAGGTAGAATAAAAACAGACAACAATAACCTAGAATCAGATAAGAGAACTTAGAACTAGAACCATCCAAAAGAACTAATTTACAACTATAATCATCAATCTCATCTGAAATAGTAATCAACCTACTGAACATGACAAGTCAAAAGATGAAAATCAATCAGAAGTTACTAAATTACTACACATTAGCAACTTATCTAAGCACCTTGTTCCATCATCACAGTTATTCTTTTGTGACCCTCTTCATGTTGTTCTACTAATGAATGCATTGGATTTTTTATTTCCAACCATCTCACGTTAACAAGACACCACAAGGTATTCAATTTTAACATGATTTACTAGAACTAACTATTGTTGATGAAAGCAGATAAAAAAACATTACTTTTttgaaagaattcaatcatacctCACACAATTCCTCTATGTGGATACTCCATGAGTCAAGCAACTTAATTAGCGATGATAAAGGGAGTTCTCTGATCAaatagaaacaaatttaaaacatTTCAAATAGGTCTAAATCAATATGGGAAAAGTTAACCATAAACAATGTCTGCACTTTCAAAGATCAAAGGCCAAGTAAATGCTACTCCAACCTTTATGACAAAACATTTAAGGATAAAAGGAGTGAAGTATGAAATGCATATAGAGACCGAGAGAAACTGCAGGACGACATTTTCTGGTGGCAGAAATTCAGAAAAAATGCAATCTCTTTTTTGCCATAGACAGTGACTCATTTTGAGTCCAATGTATAACTACTATACAATTAGAACTTGGCCAACTACTAAATTATGTTTCATCAATGAGAAGATAAAGGCTAAGAGCAAAGTTGTATTGTAAGGAAGAACACTAGATGTATTCGACACAATACATACCTCACTGTATGTATTAACTGACCAATAAGTCCCCCTTTAAAATCTAACCTTCCTTCTGCTAGATTCTGACCATTGAATGACCTTTCCAATTTATGATTTGAAGGATCTAGGCTACTCAATGTCGGGTCAGTGGCCTCACAGAAAATGTCAAGTAGTTGTATCTTGTTGTGCTTTCCAACTTCATATAAACACTGACAAATCAGgtgaagaaaaagaaaggctGATGTCATTATATTAGTAGCTGTTAAGTCAAGCATCATATGTGAAAAAGCATATTTTGTACCAATGTGTGACAAGCCTAGAATAGGGTCACTGTAACTGAAATTGGTTGACACTTTTCTCAGATGAAGAGCACATGCATGGGTTTTTGTTCGTTATACTTCAGCTTTACAGTAAAAATATCAGAATAGTCAACTTGGAAAAACACTTTACAAAATATTCAATTAAACATAGAATATATTTGataagatttgaaaaaaaaatgaatatgaGATAGGTCATAAATTTGTATtcaaattaataaaaagaaagaaattggATCACCACGATGCATATGAAATATAAATCAACATAAACTCCAAGCCAATCAATTGCTCATTCCTCGATAAAGGAGAGTTGCCACATTGATGTCCAACAAACCATAATAACGCATAACAATAAGTTCTTAAATCTAGATGGTAATATTGCTATAGATTCTCATGTTGTGCCAATAGATGGCTACATAAGCAAGCACATACGAAAAGTCATCCTACAAGCAAATGAACACATACAAATAAACAAACTACTAGATAATGGATTCCAGACGCTTACTACGATTTAAGATGTCAAACAACCATAATATTAGTTCCCttttattagaatttttttttactttcatgtTACTATTATAAAGGGTTGGGTCATTGTGGACATGATAAATGGGTAAGATATATGATAACAACAGCAACAAGCCAGTTACATAGATCTTTTCCTACCATTGAGTTCCATCTAGCTATTGTGGGGAAGATGATATATATTAAACCAGAGAAGGGGAACCATCAACTAGTGTATATTCATAGAAATGCATGGacaactaaaaaataaaataataaaagccTACCAAGATGACAGAACTCCAAGCCTTGAGCAGCTTCCTTAGATCAGATAACCCTTCTCCAAGATCATCTCTACTATTCTTGCAATCTTTTCCCCTAATATGAGCATCTAAAAGTTCAAAACAAGAAAACTTCTGTATACTTATTGATGATAGAAAGAGAACAAGTCGGTTACATGTTTATACCTTTTACAAGATGGAAGATTAAAAGCATATTTAAGCAAAGAGTCAGGTAGTGCATCACACTTGCCATGTAAGAAAACCTGCAGACACAAAATAGTTAAATAGGGAAGAAGATCTTAccacaaagtatcaaaattagggTCCACAAATTGAAAGAAACTGATTATAAAGCTAATAACTAATCAGGTCCAGTTACATAGACTACATAGCATTAACTATTGTTTATCTATCAGAACTTATAACAGATTCATAAATCATCTTCAGCATTTTCAAATTTTAACCTTTTGCACTAACTGACAAAAGATCCCTCATCAGAAGTTCAGTCAGTAAACCACAATTTACAGGAAAAGGACCAACTGTACAAGAGAAGATAAAGTATCACCTGATTTTCATCAAGTATGTCAATGCCCAAAAAACTCAGAGGCTCCATAGAGAAATGTTTCACGCATGCAAGCTGCAGGAAGAAGATATATATCATGTGTGCATGAAGCCTATAAGGTATATATCATGGCTCATATTTACAAAATAGATTTCTGCAGCATTACTATCTACCTTTAGAGCCCTCACGAAAGAAGTAATCGTCCCATCATGTCCAAGAAAATAGTTCCTCATGAAGACTGCAACATTGTGACCAATGTTGAATCCAAAAGATGGCTTTACAAGAACAGCCTCCACTACAGCATTCATTCTCTCAAGTGGCGATCCCAATGTGAACTTTGAAGACTGCAAGTGTTGCAATGCATCTGAAGGAAGAAGCTTCTTAGCTGTGTCGGTTGTTGCCACCCCCATTATAAAGATGACTGGAAGCTTGATTACCCACTCGCTACAAATAATAGCTTTACAAATCAAAATCAGCTAAATATGCCCTGTAGGCTTAGTTGACTAAGTTGTACGACACTATCTTTATAACATAAAAGATAAAGACATATATACATCGACAAATAAGGACTCATGAATATGTACATACAACACATAACTACATGGATGCGTAAATtgacaaataaaaacaaaattgTATGAGGGTGCAGTCACAAACATAAAATTGGCGGGAATCAACAACTCAATTTGGTAAGCTACAGTCACAAACATGACAAGAAAAGGGTAGAATCAGCAATCCAATTTGGTGCTACAATTCAAAGAAGCATTTAATGAAGAGAGCAACATGTGCATAAAAAAGTCAAAACTGCAAGTGTTGACCCAGCGGTAGACATATCTGTTATACAAGACACTGAGCAAGAATCACTACAGGTAAGGCTTATATTCCATGAGTGGAATAAACACATCTTCATAGTATCAaataattttgatcatggttcgccttaccggtccataccggtATACCGACTAATTGTCAAAACAATAAGTACCAAGTCGTACCgagcataccgacacatggtacatgaGAGCGTACCGATGTATTGCCTATATCGGTCCCCTATTAGAccagtatgtaccacccataccaaaCGGTACATTGCAATATGGTGAATCTTGTTTTTGATGATGACTCTTACAAATGTATCATCATGGGACTGTTTGGAAATACTTGTGCATGTCGTAGATCTATTGATAACAAGACTGTGAGGTTGAACTTTAAAAATAGTATGGAGGTAAGCATCGGCGGAGGCACCATTAAAATAATGGAGCCATAATAGTACATCTAATACAAATAAACTTCAAGTGGGACTGAATTTGAGACCTGGAGAAGTAAATATAGTTACTTTGAATAAGAAATACACAACTGACATAAGCTAAAATCAGTTTTATGTGAATAAAATTCAGAAGCTCACTTGATGTAGTTCTGACCAACAAGCTTTTAAGAGAAGCATTCTGACAACTGATACTCTAAATTTTATGTGAATAAAATTCAGAGGCTCACCTATGTAGTTCTCTGACCAACAAGCTTTTAAGAGAAGCATTCTGATAACTGATATGCTGTAAGattctaaatattaaaatttgaacttgaaagataTAGTGTGAAAGGGCTGATATGAGACTAAAAGACAAATTGAGGGTACCGACATAGATGTGATGCCCAAGCAGGAAAAGTATATAGCAAGATGAGTAGGCCAAGAAACAATAGACAATTCACAAAGTCCTTACAAATTGACGAGGACTAATTAAGATGGTACAGTTATATGCTATGAAGATTTAAGGTGGCTTTAACATGGGTGAAGAGTACAAAATCAGAGAACAATTCAAATGAATGGTTACAATCTTCTTAGTCCTTATTTTCAAGATTATATATGTAATGTTAGTTCGACCCATCTTCCATCCATTCCCAAATTTtgacaataaccttattttttttataaaaaaacaaGGGAAACACAAAGATCTTTCAATTGTTAAGACACTGCATAAATTGGTACTAAGTGTATCTTCAGATCTCTCATGAACTAAGCCATATGATATATACTGATCACTTGACCCAAATACTACAATAATCAAATGCTTCTGCTTAACTTCTTTTTCATCTTTTCTCTATGTAGCACATAAAAACCTATAAATATCTTGCTTTAAGGATCAACAATAAAACTCAAAACTAGCAGAAACCATCCAGTAATTTGCTGATATAGTTATGCTGTCCACCTCCatgattatatatttaaattactaGATTTTGAGGTGTACCTCAAATAAAAACATGGGAAATATATTATGCATTACTGGGAAATATATTTTGCATTACCCTATTTTAAATAGAGAAGATAGAGGAATGTATTATCAGTTCCTTACAGAGGGAAAGATGATCTTTTAAACCTCATAATATCTAAAGGTTATGTCAAGTATAAATGTGGCAAAACAAATTTTTCATAGCTATCTAAATAAGAAAGACAAGGAATTGGGTTAACATTTATTGTTAA
This Musa acuminata AAA Group cultivar baxijiao chromosome BXJ1-2, Cavendish_Baxijiao_AAA, whole genome shotgun sequence DNA region includes the following protein-coding sequences:
- the LOC135608431 gene encoding origin of replication complex subunit 3-like, whose translation is MSPSPISMPPSSPIADDTTDDNALQPFFVLHKALPQKCDRKAAGSTRTRRKIDLPPSSPKSPEKSDAVASPVGPNGANYERLRLEAFDMTWSKIDTTIKEVLTRVHRNLFAEVHQWALESFLALKSGKPRNAFEIQTPYPLLNDVICKQIPTAMILTKNAEFVDDMLTFQELGEHLKSKGCHIANLSAMDFCAKDGIAGCLRSLLRQLVMDAPDMADMSVLSSWYCEPENYDHPVIIVIDDMERCSGVILADFIRMLSEWVIKLPVIFIMGVATTDTAKKLLPSDALQHLQSSKFTLGSPLERMNAVVEAVLVKPSFGFNIGHNVAVFMRNYFLGHDGTITSFVRALKLACVKHFSMEPLSFLGIDILDENQVFLHGKCDALPDSLLKYAFNLPSCKRGKDCKNSRDDLGEGLSDLRKLLKAWSSVILCLYEVGKHNKIQLLDIFCEATDPTLSSLDPSNHKLERSFNGQNLAEGRLDFKGGLIGQLIHTVRELPLSSLIKLLDSWSIHIEELCEVHGEVRELQSVVKSSNGGNNLKERQIDCHRMSMSLCAGRTSLSVNGKAAALLDNMVRKFLMPIECLCFHEIICFRNVDILQSALIGNPRRNIQVDLMKSTTYIKCSCCSSNGNVLSPTMHDTSVMYNLAQEHGDLINLQDWYHSFKSTVLGTNKLKCPLQHSPMSKKVKSSPSESEASIQARFCRAVIELQIAGLFRMPSKKRPDFVQRVAFGL